The following DNA comes from Metopolophium dirhodum isolate CAU chromosome 8, ASM1992520v1, whole genome shotgun sequence.
TCCAAGGCCCTAGGAGTCCATTACAGGACAATGACCGTacagttaaatttgattttaatgatgATCATAATGAGGTTTTAttctataaacaatttattagtatacataaatcattaatatttaatgttttaattatatttaatttgatattattacccTTAAATTACAATcgcaaaaatcaatattttttaaaatttataaattaaaattcattatattgtttattttaggtttctatTGCCAATTCTGAAATTTACCAGATAAAATCTTCaaacataaaaagtaaatttacaaGATCTTaagtttacatatttttattttttttatttaacatcataaattataaatattcattttaattaagacttttgcatttattataatacatattatattcaattgtctatacataaattgtcttttttcaggttttaataaatcaaattgcAATAGTCATCTTAATACGACTATTACTAGTGTAAAAATAATGACTCCAAAAAGTACATCTAGAAAATTTCCTGGACCTGCTGGTCTTCTTTcagaaaatgtaaatacataatagttttatttacagttaaaaatttgtttattacctTCAAATTACTTATTTGAAGTACCTACACAGTTtcccttaattttattttcaggaaGATCTTTATTCCGAAGATCCTTCAAACTTGGAATCTTTGGATAGGTCAATTAACATTAGCGATAATGATAACAGAGAAGAGGTAATTGCCctcgaaatttttaaataataatatatagtcaaaaTATGAAccttttttattctatttaagtacaataaaatttaGGATATTAGtctcatacataatattttatgtataatatactacatttcatgttttattaattttggtttgaTTTTTACTTAGAAGTTGTGCACTCAAGCAAATGACTCGTCTTTTTCTTCATCACCATATCAACAATTCCTATCAGATTTTTTCACCACTGATGTTGATACTTTGTTAGATAAATTTAATGTGGCATGGATAAAACAGAAACTGCTTCCATACACTGCGTCTGGTCGTTTTTTCACggataaaatacctttttttgtttctgttttAAAAGAAATTGATTGTTTATCACCAGATCCAACAGTTCTACTTGCTGACAAAACAGGACATATCAGAGGAACAATTCATAGAGCTGTTTGGAACCAATTTAGCAGTCAATTAAAGCTAGGGGCTGTTTTAGTATTATCCAATGTTGGTgtatcatgtcaaaaaatactcAAAGGATTTACACTAAATATTACTAGTGATCATTTAGTTGCCATTTACAGTTATTCTTCTGGTATGAATggcattaataatttatattatgaggatgccacacccgcatgtgttgcctccgtcttacacacgtaagacatagacaaaacgcatttatgCAGTCTGAGTAGAACTTGCTCAATTTTGgtgttagaataaaaatacctattagaaaattaaaagatGACTATATTTTGGAGTGCAAGACAatgagtttataaaaaaatttaattttttaaaaatgttggaaTTTTTGCTATTTCTAAATGTTATAATGAACATTTATTggatataatggaaaaaaacttaccctcagaaatattgtcacaattcaatttcataataggtatttttactttaGAACCAAAATGGAGAGAGTTTTACTCATTCTGCGTAAACTTGTTTGTTTATGTCATACGTGTGTAAGACACAGATAACGCATGCAAGTGTGTCATCATCTTAAGAAATACTAATGTACTAATTGGAAATAATTATGAATGTAATTTTAGAGGATGTTGAAGAAGTAATTGTGACTCGAACAACAGATATGACAAATGAAGAAATAGTTAATGGAGCCAAACAATGGAATGCATTTAACGTGGAAGCTTTTAAGAAAAATTCTCATTCAGTG
Coding sequences within:
- the LOC132950347 gene encoding uncharacterized protein LOC132950347 isoform X2, giving the protein MFELEDFDLEDEVFLNTQMPPFTGTSPLKSLNSNPVTSNFEDDDEIFLSVSNSVFELESSHSENIELKNKTTKEQNKNNDNSQNMLETQSKSEITKPFIESQPNKLNFDDDFDSDDESFFNTSNIVQGPRSPLQDNDRTVKFDFNDDHNEVSIANSEIYQIKSSNIKSFNKSNCNSHLNTTITSVKIMTPKSTSRKFPGPAGLLSENEDLYSEDPSNLESLDRSINISDNDNREELCTQANDSSFSSSPYQQFLSDFFTTDVDTLLDKFNVAWIKQKLLPYTASGRFFTDKIPFFVSVLKEIDCLSPDPTVLLADKTGHIRGTIHRAVWNQFSSQLKLGAVLVLSNVGVSCQKILKGFTLNITSDHLVAIYSYSSEDVEEVIVTRTTDMTNEEIVNGAKQWNAFNVEAFKKNSHSVNIKSRMNVLNNLKLHNISTDHSSQPSNANYQNTNNTPSQSTPVKSFFRPKTPIAHNLFKSVPTVSSSFPEEPPTKRTRNEFEPEDQYSNNEISIIQNIFEGIDEDEMFNDFCC
- the LOC132950347 gene encoding uncharacterized protein LOC132950347 isoform X1, with protein sequence MFELEDFDLEDEVFLNTQMPPFTGTSPLKSLNSNPVTSNFEDDDEIFLSVSNSVFELESSHSENIELKNKTTKEQNKNNDNSQNMLETQSKSEITKPFIESQPNKLNFDDDFDSDDESFFNTSNIVQGPRSPLQDNDRTVKFDFNDDHNEVSIANSEIYQIKSSNIKSFNKSNCNSHLNTTITSVKIMTPKSTSRKFPGPAGLLSENEDLYSEDPSNLESLDRSINISDNDNREEKLCTQANDSSFSSSPYQQFLSDFFTTDVDTLLDKFNVAWIKQKLLPYTASGRFFTDKIPFFVSVLKEIDCLSPDPTVLLADKTGHIRGTIHRAVWNQFSSQLKLGAVLVLSNVGVSCQKILKGFTLNITSDHLVAIYSYSSEDVEEVIVTRTTDMTNEEIVNGAKQWNAFNVEAFKKNSHSVNIKSRMNVLNNLKLHNISTDHSSQPSNANYQNTNNTPSQSTPVKSFFRPKTPIAHNLFKSVPTVSSSFPEEPPTKRTRNEFEPEDQYSNNEISIIQNIFEGIDEDEMFNDFCC